From one Bacteroides intestinalis DSM 17393 genomic stretch:
- a CDS encoding CDGSH iron-sulfur domain-containing protein has protein sequence METEENTVAITATPNGPFIVEGNFKLIDREGKAEVRKGRIALCRCGRSYKQPFCDGTHRKIHYNDLSLK, from the coding sequence ATGGAAACTGAAGAAAATACAGTAGCCATCACGGCTACACCCAACGGACCTTTTATTGTAGAAGGCAATTTTAAATTGATAGACCGGGAGGGAAAAGCAGAGGTACGAAAAGGAAGAATCGCCTTGTGTCGCTGCGGACGCTCTTATAAACAACCCTTCTGCGACGGGACGCACAGGAAAATCCACTATAACGATTTATCTCTGAAATAG
- a CDS encoding IMPACT family protein, which produces MSEDTYKTINAPAEGIYTEKRSKFIAIALPVRTVDEVKSHLETYQKKYYDARHVCYAYMLGAERKDFRANDNGEPSGTAGKPILGQINSNELTDILIIVVRYFGGIKLGTSGLIVAYKAAAAEAIAAAEIIEKTVDETVAFLFEYPFMNDVMRIVKEEEPEILEQSYDMDCRMALRIRKSMMPKLRARLEKVETLRFEEDA; this is translated from the coding sequence ATGAGTGAAGATACCTACAAAACCATAAACGCTCCTGCCGAAGGGATTTATACCGAGAAGCGTAGCAAATTCATTGCTATCGCTTTGCCTGTGCGTACTGTCGATGAGGTAAAATCGCATCTGGAAACTTATCAGAAGAAATATTACGATGCCCGTCACGTCTGCTACGCCTATATGTTGGGAGCCGAGCGCAAGGATTTCCGTGCCAATGATAACGGAGAACCTTCCGGTACGGCAGGAAAACCTATCCTGGGACAGATTAACTCCAATGAACTGACCGATATACTGATTATCGTGGTCCGCTACTTCGGTGGCATCAAGTTGGGGACGAGCGGACTGATTGTTGCTTATAAAGCTGCTGCCGCCGAAGCGATAGCTGCTGCCGAGATTATAGAAAAGACGGTGGATGAGACGGTGGCTTTCCTGTTTGAATACCCTTTTATGAATGACGTGATGCGCATTGTCAAGGAGGAGGAACCGGAAATACTGGAACAGTCGTACGATATGGATTGCCGCATGGCGCTTCGCATCCGTAAGTCGATGATGCCGAAGCTGAGGGCACGCCTGGAAAAAGTCGAGACATTGCGCTTTGAAGAGGATGCGTAA
- the trhA gene encoding PAQR family membrane homeostasis protein TrhA, translated as MSITRKKKQNGLFYTKAEERINTLSHAAGILMGVVVGTIFLVKSYQSGNFWAVFGIWLYLFGMLGSYVASTLYHALKYHNPWKKRLRNWDHAAIYWHIAGSYSPVTLIALRSEGAWGWGLFGFVWLCAIIGTIASFRKMEEHSNVETICFIVMGLSVLVAFKPLYAVAAGTCYWMIGEGICYITGAVFYSFRQRYMHSIFHFFVLGGSICHMMAVWLIL; from the coding sequence ATGAGCATCACCCGGAAAAAGAAACAAAACGGACTTTTCTACACAAAAGCCGAAGAGAGAATAAATACCCTCTCGCACGCCGCAGGCATCCTGATGGGAGTTGTTGTCGGCACGATATTTCTCGTAAAAAGCTATCAGAGTGGAAACTTCTGGGCTGTATTCGGCATCTGGCTCTACCTCTTCGGCATGCTCGGCTCTTACGTTGCCTCTACTCTCTACCATGCGCTGAAATACCATAATCCCTGGAAAAAGCGGTTGCGGAATTGGGACCATGCGGCTATCTACTGGCATATTGCGGGCAGTTATTCACCCGTCACACTCATTGCACTGCGGAGCGAAGGCGCTTGGGGATGGGGACTATTCGGTTTTGTCTGGTTGTGCGCTATCATCGGCACTATCGCGAGTTTCCGCAAAATGGAAGAACATAGCAATGTGGAAACAATCTGTTTCATCGTTATGGGGCTGTCCGTACTGGTTGCCTTCAAACCTCTATATGCCGTTGCCGCAGGAACGTGCTACTGGATGATCGGTGAGGGCATTTGCTACATCACCGGAGCGGTGTTCTACTCTTTCCGGCAACGTTATATGCATTCTATATTTCATTTCTTCGTATTGGGAGGATCAATATGCCACATGATGGCGGTGTGGTTGATTTTATAA
- a CDS encoding TonB-dependent receptor, with amino-acid sequence MKTKLFLLLLVLCVLSAQAQNLSVKGRVTDASQEAIIAANVSLWATDSTLVTGVTSDAQGKFTLNKIKAGNYRLAITFIGYQSEVILLKLNNNLDLGDVQLQEDAVSLGEVTVSASNVLQRVDRQIILPTESQLKRSFGAYDLLNNLGIARLQVDNFTNSMSVSGGGAVQTRINGIKVTDKEIAAIRAKDVLRVEFIEDPGKQYGDDELGAVVNIILRRRETGGVVNFQLSDSPHTLWGENFLSAKFNYKNSEWGIDYFNKNGKYHSRLESHETFHLGDRTIDRIKEGIEDESPALSFINNLNLTYNLTKADKYVFNAIFRNNLNNAPYQNELNRMWAVGSTESIYSYVNNHTSSYSPALDLYFQHTLPHQQSIQMNVTGTLIHTKNNRKYKEYKDENAPLADIQTLVDGDKRSVIGEAIYEKSFKDVKLSGGARHYQMRTENEYKGSNPTTSKMDQSQTSAFFEVQGKVKDFSYAGSVGMTRAWFKESNEDHAYYTFTPTVRLSYNLKKAGFLRYRFNISPAIPSLGSLTDVEQAIDTIQIVRGNPLLKTYQQFTNSLSYSYSKKQFNANLSVRHQYYDSPIMESIFVEDGKLILKDENQRSFQSLNAELMVGINGATLFGLKDFLTLYASGGYTRNWSEGLTYSHTYDEFYYSVMAQLQYKGFSLLGQFRKVQNNFFGETIKKNENQTAFMAMYAKQNFQAGIGVLFPFTNNYKVGKERISEVAPFRSETFVKETGQMFILRVGYTFEFGRKHKAGNKGLNNSDTDSGIIDMQR; translated from the coding sequence ATGAAAACAAAACTATTTTTACTATTGCTTGTCCTCTGCGTACTCAGTGCGCAGGCACAGAACCTCTCCGTCAAAGGACGTGTCACAGACGCTTCTCAAGAGGCGATTATAGCCGCCAACGTATCACTATGGGCCACAGACTCCACCTTGGTGACCGGAGTAACATCGGATGCACAGGGCAAGTTCACTCTCAATAAAATCAAGGCGGGCAACTACCGCCTCGCCATTACTTTCATCGGCTATCAGAGTGAAGTCATCCTGCTGAAACTGAACAACAACCTCGATCTGGGCGATGTACAGTTGCAGGAAGATGCCGTCAGTCTGGGCGAGGTAACCGTATCCGCCAGTAACGTGCTTCAACGGGTGGATCGTCAGATTATCCTGCCCACCGAAAGCCAATTGAAACGCTCGTTCGGTGCCTACGACCTGCTGAACAATCTCGGTATCGCCCGCCTGCAAGTGGACAACTTCACCAACAGCATGAGTGTCAGTGGCGGTGGAGCCGTGCAAACCCGCATCAACGGCATCAAGGTGACAGACAAGGAAATAGCCGCCATCAGAGCCAAAGACGTGCTGCGCGTGGAGTTCATTGAAGACCCCGGCAAGCAATACGGTGACGACGAACTGGGCGCTGTGGTGAACATCATCCTGCGCCGCCGCGAAACGGGTGGTGTGGTAAACTTCCAGCTTTCCGACTCACCCCATACCCTGTGGGGAGAGAATTTCCTGAGTGCGAAGTTCAATTACAAAAACTCCGAATGGGGCATCGACTACTTCAACAAGAACGGCAAGTATCACAGCCGCCTCGAATCTCACGAAACCTTCCACCTGGGCGACCGTACCATCGACCGCATCAAGGAAGGTATCGAAGACGAATCCCCCGCACTCAGTTTCATCAACAACCTGAACCTGACATACAATCTGACGAAAGCGGACAAGTATGTCTTCAACGCCATCTTCCGCAATAACCTCAACAACGCGCCTTACCAGAACGAGCTGAACCGGATGTGGGCAGTAGGCAGCACGGAGTCTATCTATTCATACGTCAATAACCACACATCCAGCTATTCTCCGGCACTCGACCTTTACTTCCAGCATACCCTGCCCCATCAGCAAAGCATACAGATGAATGTGACGGGAACGCTTATCCACACCAAGAACAACCGTAAATATAAGGAGTACAAGGACGAGAATGCACCGTTGGCGGATATTCAGACACTGGTGGATGGCGATAAACGCTCTGTCATCGGTGAGGCCATTTATGAAAAGAGCTTCAAGGATGTGAAACTGAGCGGTGGCGCCCGCCACTACCAGATGAGGACGGAGAATGAATACAAAGGCTCCAATCCCACTACTTCGAAAATGGACCAGTCGCAGACTTCCGCTTTCTTTGAGGTGCAGGGCAAGGTGAAGGATTTCAGTTATGCGGGTAGTGTGGGCATGACGCGCGCCTGGTTCAAGGAAAGCAACGAAGACCATGCTTACTATACTTTCACGCCTACCGTACGATTGAGTTACAATTTGAAGAAAGCGGGCTTCCTGCGCTACCGGTTCAATATCAGTCCCGCCATACCGTCGCTTGGTTCGTTGACGGATGTGGAGCAGGCTATAGATACGATACAGATAGTTCGTGGTAATCCGTTGCTGAAAACGTATCAGCAGTTCACGAACTCTCTGTCTTACAGTTATTCGAAGAAGCAGTTCAATGCCAATCTGAGCGTGCGCCACCAGTATTACGACAGTCCCATCATGGAAAGCATCTTCGTTGAGGACGGGAAACTGATATTGAAAGATGAAAACCAACGGTCGTTCCAAAGCCTAAATGCGGAACTGATGGTAGGCATCAACGGCGCAACGCTGTTCGGGCTGAAAGATTTCCTGACGCTTTATGCTTCGGGAGGATATACCCGCAATTGGTCGGAAGGCTTGACATACAGTCACACGTACGATGAATTTTATTACAGTGTGATGGCGCAATTGCAATACAAAGGTTTCTCACTGCTCGGGCAGTTCCGGAAAGTGCAGAATAACTTCTTTGGTGAAACCATCAAGAAGAATGAGAATCAGACCGCATTTATGGCGATGTATGCCAAGCAAAACTTTCAGGCAGGGATTGGTGTTCTGTTTCCTTTCACCAATAATTATAAGGTGGGAAAAGAACGTATCAGTGAGGTAGCGCCTTTCCGTTCGGAAACTTTTGTAAAAGAAACGGGACAGATGTTCATACTCCGCGTAGGCTATACGTTTGAGTTCGGCCGCAAACACAAAGCCGGTAACAAGGGATTGAACAATAGCGATACGGATAGCGGTATCATTGATATGCAGAGATAA
- a CDS encoding glycerate kinase family protein produces the protein MKKVVIAIDSFKGCLSSAEAGKAAAEGIRSVFPECEILSLPIADGGEGMLDVLIAATNGREVQISAHNPLMEWHDTYYGISEDGKTAFIEMASISGLPLVPPEKRNPMLTTSYGTGELIRDALERGCRNFIIGIGGSATNDAGLGMLQALGFRFLDKEGKILETGNGKILMEVVSIDTSFVHPDLRTSHFTVACDVQNPFYGLEGAAYIFAPQKGADRKMVEALDAGMKNFAEVIFHTTGKDISNHSGTGAAGGMGGSLLAFLNAKLKPGIQLMLETLDFSNKIKGADLIITGEGKADKQTLMGKVPSGILDKARKQKIPVILIAGSVENADDLHRAGFRGVYSINPPSITLEQAMQPEVARANISETVVEICRSF, from the coding sequence ATGAAGAAAGTAGTCATCGCCATCGACTCCTTCAAAGGATGTTTATCCTCGGCAGAAGCAGGAAAAGCTGCTGCTGAGGGTATTCGTTCTGTATTCCCGGAGTGTGAAATTCTGTCTCTACCTATAGCCGATGGCGGCGAAGGAATGCTGGATGTGCTGATTGCAGCAACCAACGGACGTGAAGTGCAGATTTCTGCCCACAACCCTCTCATGGAATGGCACGATACTTACTACGGCATTTCGGAAGACGGGAAAACGGCCTTTATAGAAATGGCAAGCATCAGCGGGTTGCCTCTGGTTCCGCCGGAGAAAAGGAATCCGATGCTGACAACCTCCTACGGAACGGGAGAACTGATTCGTGATGCGTTGGAACGTGGTTGCCGCAACTTCATCATCGGCATTGGCGGCAGTGCGACGAATGATGCCGGACTGGGAATGTTACAGGCCTTAGGTTTCCGGTTTCTGGATAAAGAAGGGAAGATATTGGAAACTGGTAACGGAAAAATTTTAATGGAAGTTGTTTCCATAGATACAAGTTTCGTCCACCCTGATTTAAGAACTTCCCATTTTACCGTTGCCTGCGACGTACAAAATCCATTTTATGGTCTGGAAGGCGCCGCATATATCTTTGCTCCTCAGAAGGGAGCGGACCGGAAAATGGTAGAGGCGCTGGATGCAGGCATGAAAAACTTTGCAGAAGTCATTTTCCACACAACGGGGAAAGACATTTCCAATCATTCCGGAACAGGTGCGGCAGGTGGTATGGGTGGCAGTTTACTGGCTTTTCTGAATGCAAAATTGAAACCGGGTATACAGTTGATGCTGGAGACTCTTGATTTCAGCAATAAAATAAAAGGTGCTGATTTGATTATCACCGGCGAAGGAAAGGCCGACAAACAAACATTAATGGGGAAAGTTCCTTCCGGCATACTTGACAAAGCTCGCAAACAGAAAATTCCGGTTATACTGATAGCCGGTAGCGTAGAAAATGCAGACGACCTGCATCGGGCGGGATTTCGGGGAGTATATTCTATCAATCCACCATCCATAACGTTGGAGCAGGCCATGCAACCGGAAGTTGCACGCGCAAATATCTCAGAAACGGTGGTAGAGATTTGTCGTTCCTTCTAA
- a CDS encoding aspartate dehydrogenase domain-containing protein gives MKKLVIVGCGRLAGIVSDAVVNGLLPEYDLVGVYSRTAEKAERIVAKMQQHGKTCMACTTIEELLALKPDYLVEAASPAAMKELALPALKNGTSIVTLSIGALADTAFYQEVIETAQANGTRVYIVSGATGGFDVLRTASLMGNATAKFFNEKGPNALKGTAVYDEALQTEQRVVFSGNATEAIAMFPTKVNVAVAASLASVGPENMQMSMQSTPGFVGDTQRVEIKNEQVHAVIDVYSATAEIAGWSVVNTLLNITSPIVFF, from the coding sequence ATGAAAAAATTAGTTATCGTCGGATGTGGACGACTCGCCGGAATAGTTTCGGATGCAGTTGTCAATGGCTTGTTGCCTGAATATGATTTAGTGGGTGTATACTCTCGTACAGCAGAAAAAGCTGAACGTATCGTTGCCAAAATGCAGCAACATGGAAAAACATGTATGGCTTGCACAACCATAGAAGAATTACTGGCACTGAAGCCCGATTACTTAGTGGAAGCAGCCTCCCCTGCCGCCATGAAAGAACTTGCCCTGCCTGCATTGAAGAACGGGACTTCTATCGTCACCCTTTCTATCGGCGCACTGGCAGACACAGCTTTTTATCAGGAAGTGATAGAGACAGCCCAAGCAAATGGCACACGTGTGTATATCGTCTCCGGAGCTACCGGCGGATTTGATGTGCTGCGCACAGCCTCTCTGATGGGAAACGCAACCGCCAAGTTTTTTAATGAAAAGGGTCCTAATGCTTTGAAAGGAACTGCCGTATATGATGAGGCTCTGCAAACCGAGCAACGGGTTGTCTTCTCAGGCAATGCAACCGAAGCCATCGCCATGTTCCCTACCAAAGTCAATGTAGCCGTTGCCGCCTCACTGGCTTCTGTCGGTCCCGAAAACATGCAAATGTCCATGCAATCCACCCCCGGATTTGTGGGAGATACGCAAAGAGTAGAAATAAAGAATGAGCAGGTACATGCCGTAATCGATGTGTACAGTGCCACGGCTGAAATAGCAGGGTGGTCTGTGGTGAACACCCTGCTCAATATCACATCACCGATTGTATTCTTCTGA
- a CDS encoding nitroreductase family protein, which yields MSMNEILKTIKSRRSVRAYTEQQISQEDLSTILEAATYAPSGMGLQTWHFTAIQNGAVLEELNEKIKGAFAKSDEPRLQERGHSRTYCCYYHAPTLVIVSNEPTQWWASMDCACAMQNIFLAAKSLGIGSCWINQLGQTCDDPDVRAFLTKLGIPENHRVYGCAALGYAAAAPVKEKKLAEGTVTVIK from the coding sequence ATGAGTATGAATGAGATTTTAAAGACCATCAAGTCGCGCCGCAGTGTGCGCGCTTATACGGAACAACAGATTTCGCAGGAAGATTTAAGCACCATTCTGGAAGCGGCAACCTATGCCCCCAGTGGTATGGGACTCCAGACATGGCATTTCACCGCCATTCAGAATGGCGCTGTACTGGAAGAACTGAACGAAAAGATTAAAGGCGCTTTTGCCAAGAGCGATGAACCCCGTTTGCAGGAACGCGGACATAGCCGGACGTATTGTTGTTATTATCATGCTCCTACACTCGTCATTGTTTCCAACGAACCGACACAGTGGTGGGCAAGCATGGATTGTGCCTGTGCCATGCAGAATATTTTCCTTGCAGCCAAGTCTCTCGGCATCGGTTCCTGCTGGATAAACCAGTTGGGGCAAACTTGTGATGATCCTGATGTGCGTGCTTTCCTTACGAAGCTGGGCATCCCCGAAAACCACCGCGTATATGGTTGTGCCGCTTTAGGTTACGCCGCTGCCGCTCCGGTGAAGGAGAAGAAACTGGCGGAAGGCACTGTGACGGTTATTAAGTGA
- a CDS encoding GNAT family N-acetyltransferase has translation MLGITYIKYLAYFKELPETIDTDTLVQYHKMTMDDFRKQMKFDGKWFNNRKLKQIERFIDQPGYSYYGIYDGDNLICYGAISTNHDNFINRKMDPNTAYLFDDYTNPYHRGEGLHRKIIAIREYEARKQGKSVTFAYVQSSNRASAKGFKRCGYVARIKLIYKQIGKNRPFKRKFIEL, from the coding sequence ATGCTGGGTATTACTTACATTAAGTACTTAGCATACTTCAAAGAGCTTCCCGAAACCATAGATACCGACACATTAGTACAGTATCACAAAATGACAATGGATGACTTCAGAAAGCAAATGAAATTCGATGGGAAGTGGTTTAATAATCGCAAGTTGAAACAAATTGAAAGGTTTATTGACCAACCGGGATATTCATACTACGGAATCTACGATGGCGATAACCTGATATGTTATGGCGCAATCTCAACAAATCACGACAACTTCATAAACAGAAAGATGGATCCGAATACAGCTTATCTGTTTGACGACTATACCAACCCCTATCATAGGGGAGAAGGATTACATCGGAAAATAATCGCCATAAGAGAGTATGAAGCACGGAAACAAGGTAAATCCGTCACTTTTGCCTATGTACAATCCTCAAACCGCGCCTCGGCGAAAGGCTTCAAACGTTGCGGATATGTAGCCAGAATAAAACTTATATATAAACAAATTGGGAAAAACAGACCTTTTAAAAGGAAATTCATTGAATTGTAA
- a CDS encoding GntR family transcriptional regulator, which produces MDFKTNKPIYQQIVDFCFSKILTREWTVGERIVSVRELSTQLAVNSRTVLKAYEYLQAEDIIYPERGMGFYLSKDAMKKVMKIQKKEFFENQLADLFSIMDLLGISIDEITERYNKLKNSSS; this is translated from the coding sequence ATGGACTTCAAGACCAATAAACCGATATACCAGCAGATTGTAGACTTCTGTTTCAGCAAGATACTCACCCGTGAGTGGACGGTGGGCGAACGAATAGTCTCGGTCAGGGAGCTTTCCACGCAGCTTGCCGTGAACTCGCGCACCGTGCTGAAAGCCTACGAATACCTGCAAGCGGAGGACATCATCTATCCCGAGCGGGGCATGGGCTTCTATCTCTCAAAGGATGCCATGAAGAAAGTGATGAAGATACAGAAGAAAGAATTCTTTGAAAACCAGCTTGCCGACCTGTTCAGCATTATGGACCTGCTTGGCATCAGCATAGATGAAATAACAGAACGATATAATAAACTTAAAAACAGCAGTTCATGA
- a CDS encoding HpaII family restriction endonuclease, with amino-acid sequence MAFEATKRELGELYTFFRLLADGKVSLGTPQVRKDEAKCWPIAMVQREEHDGTRRYYIEQENIRIVSGTVEKTGTFTVADKEEQNIPREDFGGAAELILELLKTTAGSDTIEVPEGLEGFLDAINVYDLEAKTEDRTDFSVAFWHAEAPLTGFNVRCRLSSMNPLLDGGRTANLKLEQSGIKFATPTVNKVNAVPESPTEVTERMLMIERLGGVLKYSDVADRVFRCNLLMIDLHFPRMLAEMVRMMHLDGISRVSELTERIKEINPLKIKDELINKHGFYEFKMKQFLLALALGMRPAKIYNGTDSAVEGILLVNAEGEVLCYHQSERQVFADFLYQNTRFEKGSVDKDKYGFLEKENGVYYFRLNVKIGLTKK; translated from the coding sequence ATGGCATTCGAAGCAACAAAGCGTGAGTTGGGCGAACTCTACACATTCTTTCGCCTGTTGGCAGACGGAAAGGTTTCATTGGGCACACCGCAAGTCCGGAAGGATGAAGCAAAGTGCTGGCCCATTGCGATGGTACAAAGGGAAGAGCATGACGGCACGCGCCGTTATTATATAGAACAGGAAAATATCCGTATCGTCAGCGGGACGGTGGAGAAAACGGGGACGTTTACTGTGGCTGACAAGGAAGAACAGAACATTCCCCGCGAAGACTTTGGCGGGGCGGCAGAGCTGATACTTGAATTGCTGAAAACGACTGCCGGTTCCGATACGATTGAAGTTCCTGAAGGTCTGGAAGGTTTTCTGGATGCCATCAATGTCTACGATTTGGAGGCGAAGACGGAAGACCGCACGGATTTCTCTGTTGCCTTCTGGCACGCTGAAGCACCGTTGACGGGATTTAATGTCCGTTGCCGCCTCAGTTCGATGAACCCGTTGCTGGATGGCGGACGCACGGCAAACCTGAAACTGGAACAGTCGGGCATCAAGTTTGCTACGCCTACGGTGAACAAGGTGAATGCTGTGCCGGAGTCTCCAACGGAGGTTACGGAACGTATGCTGATGATTGAGCGTCTGGGCGGAGTGCTGAAATATTCGGATGTGGCGGACCGTGTGTTCCGTTGCAACCTGCTGATGATTGATTTGCACTTCCCCCGTATGTTGGCGGAGATGGTGCGCATGATGCACCTCGACGGCATTTCCCGTGTCAGCGAACTGACGGAGCGTATCAAAGAGATAAATCCTCTGAAGATAAAAGATGAACTGATAAACAAACATGGTTTCTATGAGTTTAAGATGAAACAGTTTTTGTTGGCACTTGCTTTGGGCATGCGTCCGGCAAAGATTTATAACGGTACGGACTCAGCCGTAGAAGGCATTCTGCTGGTAAATGCGGAAGGAGAGGTGCTTTGCTATCATCAGTCGGAGCGCCAGGTATTTGCCGATTTCTTATATCAGAACACTCGTTTCGAGAAAGGCTCGGTAGATAAGGATAAGTACGGTTTCCTTGAAAAAGAGAACGGTGTGTATTATTTCAGACTGAATGTAAAGATTGGGTTGACAAAAAAATAA
- a CDS encoding ABC transporter ATP-binding protein translates to MIKIENISYGYKSNHPIFNDISLEIGNGIYGLLGENGVGKTTLIHLLCGLLFPWKGECSIDGMNPAKREPALLSRYFFLPEEMQMPSESISAFATRHSAFYPHFNHKEFEQNLEELKIDRKQKLSAVSYGQQKKAMLAYAFALHTPLLILDEPTNGLDITSRQALKRIISRSIDDDSTLLISTHQAHDFENLLDHLIILGEGEILLNRSLDEISQRLLFARTDSLPEDSIYSEQELPGYFSVLPNEEEEENTPDIELLYKAMLQVPEKIKSMFK, encoded by the coding sequence ATGATAAAGATAGAAAACATCAGCTACGGCTACAAGTCTAACCATCCTATTTTCAATGATATATCTTTGGAGATAGGCAACGGGATATATGGACTTCTGGGAGAGAACGGTGTAGGTAAAACCACACTGATACATCTCCTTTGCGGACTACTTTTTCCTTGGAAAGGAGAATGCAGCATTGATGGGATGAATCCGGCAAAAAGAGAACCCGCCTTATTGAGCCGCTACTTCTTTCTGCCCGAAGAAATGCAGATGCCTTCCGAAAGCATTTCCGCTTTTGCCACACGGCATTCCGCTTTCTATCCTCACTTCAACCACAAAGAGTTTGAACAGAATCTTGAAGAACTGAAGATTGACAGGAAACAGAAGTTATCCGCAGTTTCTTATGGTCAGCAGAAGAAGGCGATGCTGGCGTATGCCTTTGCACTGCATACCCCGCTCCTGATACTCGACGAGCCTACAAACGGACTGGACATCACATCCCGACAAGCTCTGAAACGTATCATCAGCCGCAGCATAGATGATGACAGTACGCTCCTCATCTCTACCCATCAGGCACACGACTTCGAGAACCTGCTGGATCACCTCATCATCCTCGGCGAAGGCGAAATCTTGCTGAACCGTTCATTGGACGAAATCAGCCAGCGCCTCCTCTTTGCCCGGACAGACAGTCTGCCCGAAGACAGCATTTACAGCGAACAGGAATTACCCGGATATTTCTCCGTGTTGCCTAATGAAGAGGAAGAAGAAAATACACCGGATATAGAACTGCTGTACAAAGCAATGTTGCAAGTGCCGGAAAAGATAAAATCAATGTTCAAATAA
- a CDS encoding FKBP-type peptidyl-prolyl cis-trans isomerase, giving the protein MGRKDEYKLQNEQYLEALRAEEDIKELPCGIFYRVLESGNGDNTPRLNSIVTVHYKGTLINGREFDNSWKRNCPEAFRLNQVIEGWQIALQRMHVGDHWIVYIPYSMGYGTRSSGPIPAFSTLVFEVQLLGIA; this is encoded by the coding sequence ATGGGACGAAAAGACGAATATAAACTGCAAAATGAGCAATACTTGGAAGCATTGCGTGCAGAAGAAGATATCAAAGAACTACCTTGCGGAATCTTCTACCGTGTATTGGAAAGCGGCAACGGTGATAATACTCCCCGTTTAAATAGCATTGTGACTGTGCACTATAAAGGTACCTTGATAAACGGTCGTGAATTTGACAACTCCTGGAAGCGCAATTGTCCTGAAGCATTTCGTCTGAACCAAGTTATCGAAGGTTGGCAGATAGCCCTGCAACGGATGCATGTAGGTGACCATTGGATAGTCTATATCCCTTACTCAATGGGATATGGAACACGTAGCAGCGGTCCTATTCCCGCTTTCTCCACTTTGGTGTTTGAAGTTCAGCTATTAGGAATCGCATAA
- a CDS encoding flavodoxin family protein — MKILIINGSPRKQGHISKMLQLMETEAKDNGDEVTVVRVADLAIRPCIGCMSCREKLKCCLPEDDAQRVLKQIEEAHALIIGAPCYWGNLPGQLKVMFDRIVYGMMGETSRGIPIGLHKGKKAVIVSTCTTPYPFNILFNQSRGVVKALKEILKWSGFKVISAIEKGGTKQHSGLTEREVKRCRKVIRKL, encoded by the coding sequence ATGAAAATTCTGATTATTAACGGAAGTCCCCGCAAGCAAGGCCATATCTCGAAGATGCTTCAACTTATGGAAACAGAAGCAAAAGACAATGGCGACGAAGTAACCGTCGTGAGAGTTGCCGATCTGGCAATCCGTCCTTGCATCGGCTGCATGAGTTGCCGTGAGAAACTGAAATGTTGCCTGCCGGAAGATGATGCACAGCGCGTACTGAAACAGATAGAAGAAGCTCATGCCTTGATTATCGGTGCTCCCTGCTATTGGGGGAATTTGCCCGGACAACTGAAAGTAATGTTCGACCGCATCGTTTACGGAATGATGGGAGAGACATCGCGAGGCATTCCTATCGGGCTGCATAAAGGAAAAAAGGCCGTTATCGTCAGTACTTGCACCACCCCGTATCCTTTCAATATTCTTTTTAATCAGTCAAGGGGAGTGGTGAAAGCACTAAAGGAAATTCTGAAATGGAGTGGATTCAAAGTCATCTCTGCCATTGAGAAAGGCGGAACGAAGCAACATTCCGGACTGACGGAACGGGAAGTGAAACGCTGTCGCAAAGTGATACGTAAGCTGTAA